The bacterium DNA window TCAGTGCTGCGCTTCGGCGTGCGCCTCGGCGCCGTGCTCGTGCCCGTGCTCGTCGCCGTGGCCGTGATGTTCGAGCGGCTCCGGCGGCAGCGGGTCGTACTTCTTGTCGGCGGCCTTGATCAAGGCGAACACGACGACGCCGACGAGCCAGACGGCGATGAAACCCAGGACCAAGTTGAGGATGAAGCTGGTGTCCACGGTCGATTCCTCGCGCGCCTCGGCGGCGCGCCCCCGACGGCGGGGGAAGGCGATCGTAGCACGCCGGGGCGGCCGATCAATATTCCAGCGCGGCGTGCGGACGGCGCGTCTCGCGGCCGACGATCGCCGTCGCCCAGGGGGCGACGATCTGGAAGCCGACCCGCTGGTAGACGCGGATCGCCGCCTCGTTGCGGCGGTGGACGTAGAGGCAGGGGAGCCGCCGCTTCGCCGCGGCGAGCCCGCAGAGCCAGGCCATGGCGACCGTGGCCAGCCGCCGCCCGCGGACCGCGGGGACGGTGTAGACCCCTTCGATCAGCCACGAGGCGTCGCTCTCCTGCGCGATCTCGCACTTGAAGACCCGCTCGCCGTCGAGCTCGCCGACGAAGACCCGCCGCCGCCGGGCCAGCCCCTCGAAGTAATGCGCGTAGCCGTCCGGATTGCGGGCGACCTGGTCCACGCCGAGGTCCTCGAGGCACATCGCCGCGTGGGCGCGGAGCAGCCAGGGGAGATCGCGCCTCGTTCCGGCGCGCAGTTGGAACCCCGGTGGCGACTCGGGCGGTTCGAGCGGCGCGGGGCAGGACATCATTTCCTGCCGGCGGAGCTCGACGAGATCGAGGCCGCGCAGGCGCAGCGCGTCGAGGACGTCGCGGACCTCCCCCTCCGGGCCGAAGCAGACCTCCGTCGGGGCGAAGGCGGCGCGGGCGATCAGGTCGGCGACGGCGGGGCCGAGGCGCGGATCCCCGCGGCGCGGCCGCTCGACCGCCCACGTGAAGCCGCGGTACTGCTGGACGAGGCCGATCGTCCGGCCTCCCTCGAGGATGGCCCAGTGGCGGGCGATCCCTTCGCCGGCGCCGGCCGGCGGGATCGTCGAGGCCACGTGGACGCAGACGGCGGGATCTTGCTGAACGATGACCCGCGCGCGGCGGAAGTGCCGCGGCTCGGCGGGGGCGACGACGAACCTCAGCGCTTCAGCGGCGTCGTCCCCCGTCCCCCCGGTTCCGCGCGGCGCGAGAGCCACGTCAGCACTTCCGCACGACGCCGCGGACGACTCCCTTGATCTCCATCCCGTCCGCGGGAACCATCAGCGGCTCGTAGTCGCGGTTCGCCGGCTGCAGCCGGACCATG harbors:
- a CDS encoding GNAT family N-acetyltransferase gives rise to the protein MALAPRGTGGTGDDAAEALRFVVAPAEPRHFRRARVIVQQDPAVCVHVASTIPPAGAGEGIARHWAILEGGRTIGLVQQYRGFTWAVERPRRGDPRLGPAVADLIARAAFAPTEVCFGPEGEVRDVLDALRLRGLDLVELRRQEMMSCPAPLEPPESPPGFQLRAGTRRDLPWLLRAHAAMCLEDLGVDQVARNPDGYAHYFEGLARRRRVFVGELDGERVFKCEIAQESDASWLIEGVYTVPAVRGRRLATVAMAWLCGLAAAKRRLPCLYVHRRNEAAIRVYQRVGFQIVAPWATAIVGRETRRPHAALEY